The proteins below come from a single Zea mays cultivar B73 chromosome 8, Zm-B73-REFERENCE-NAM-5.0, whole genome shotgun sequence genomic window:
- the LOC103635896 gene encoding transport inhibitor response 1-like protein Os05g0150500: MGRGGARAAPAAAVPPWHALPDEVWEHAFSFLPADSDRGAAACACHAWLRFERRSRRRLAVANCYAASPRDAVERFPAVRAVEVKGKPHFADFGLVPPAWGADAAPWVAAAAAGWPLLEEISFKRMVVTDDCLEMIAASFRNFQVLRLVSCEGFSTAGLAAIAAACRNLRELDLQENEIEDCSIHWLSLFPVSFTSLVTLNFSCLEGDVNITVLEQLVTRCSNLKTLKLNNAIPLDKLANLLRKAPQIVELGTGRFSADYHPDLFSKLEAAFAGCKSLRRLSGAWDAVPEYLPAFYCVCEGLTSLNLSYATVRGPELIKFISRCKNLQLLWVMDLIEDHGLAVVASSCNKLQELRVFPSAPFEAAEQVSLTERGLVDVSASCPMLESVLYFCRRMTNEALITIAKNRPNFTCFRLCIIEPHTPDYITHQPLDAGFSAIVESCKGLRRLSVSGLLTDSVFKSIGAHADRLEMLSIAFAGNSDLGLHYILSGCKSLKKLEIRDCPFGDKPLLANAAKLETMRSLWMSTCSMTLGACRQLARKMPRLSVEVMNDPRRGFPLDSLTDESPVETLYVYRTISGPRSDTPACVQIL; encoded by the exons ATGGgccgcggcggcgcgcgcgcggccCCCGCCGCCGCGGTGCCGCCCTGGCACGCGCTCCCGGACGAGGTCTGGGAGCACGCCTTCTCCTTCCTCCCCGCGGACTCGGACCGGGGCGCCGCCGCGTGCGCCTGCCACGCCTGGCTCCGCTTCGAGCGCCGCTCGCGCCGCCGCCTTGCCGTCGCCAACTGCTACGCCGCGTCCCCGCGCGACGCCGTCGAGCGCTTCCCCGCCGTCCGCGCCGTCGAGGTCAAGGGCAAGCCCCACTTCGCCGACTTCGGCCTCGTTCCGCCCGCCTGGGGCGCCGACGCCGCGCCCtgggtcgccgccgccgccgccggctggCCGCTGCTCGAGGAGATTAGCTTTAAGCGCATGGTCGTCACCGACGACTGCCTCGAGATGATCGCGGCCTCCTTCAGGAACTTCCAGGTGCTGCGCCTCGTCTCCTGCGAGGGCTTCAGTACAGCCGGCCTCGCTGCCATTGCCGCTGCTTGCAG AAATCTAAGAGAACTTGACCTTCAGGAGAATGAGATTGAGGATTGCTCTATTCATTGGCTCAGTCTATTTCCAGTATCTTTCACTTCTTTGGTAACTCTAAATTTTTCATGCCTAGAGGGGGATGTCAATATCACTGTACTTGAACAATTAGTAACCAGATGCAGCAACCTCAAGACTCTCAAGCTCAACAATGCTATACCTCTTGACAAGCTTGCTAACCTCCTTCGCAAGGCTCCTCAGATTGTAGAACTCGGAACAGGAAGATTCTCTGCAGATTACCATCCGGATCTCTTTTCGAAGCTTGAAGCAGCATTTGCTGGCTGTAAAAGCTTAAGAAGGCTCTCTGGGGCTTGGGATGCCGTTCCAGAATACCTGCCAGCATTTTATTGTGTATGCGAAGGCCTCACATCACTAAATCTGAGCTATGCTACTGTACGAGGCCCTGAACTGATTAAATTCATTAGCAGATGCAAAAATTTGCAACTCTTATGG GTGATGGACTTGATTGAAGACCATGGTCTTGCTGTTGTGGCATCGTCTTGTAACAAACTGCAGGAGTTGCGGGTTTTCCCTTCTGCTCCTTTCGAAGCAGCTGAGCAGGTCTCTTTGACTGAAAGAGGTCTTGTTGATGTATCTGCCAGTTGCCCAATGCTGGAGTCAGTCCTCTACTTTTGCAGACGGATGACCAACGAGGCCCTTATTACCATCGCGAAGAACCGGCCCAACTTCACTTGCTTCCGCCTATGCATCATTGAGCCTCACACACCAGATTACATTACACACCAGCCTCTTGATGCAGGTTTTAGTGCCATTGTGGAATCATGCAAGGGCCTCAGGCGGCTTTCTGTTTCAGGCCTTCTCACGGACAGTGTATTTAAATCCATCGGGGCACATGCTGACCGTCTTGAGATGCTCTCGATTGCCTTCGCCGGGAACAGTGATTTGGGCCTCCATTACATCCTATCGGGCTGCAAGAGCTTGAAGAAGCTAGAGATTAGGGACTGCCCATTTGGTGACAAGCCCTTGCTGGCAAACGCTGCCAAGCTGGAGACAATGCGATCCCTTTGGATGTCGACGTGCTCAATGACCTTGGGCGCATGCCGGCAGCTTGCGCGCAAGATGCCCCGTCTTAGTGTGGAGGTCATGAATGATCCTCGACGGGGATTCCCCTTGGACTCTCTAACAGATGAGAGCCCTGTTGAGACGTTGTATGTCTACCGGACAATTTCAGGTCCAAGGTCCGACACACCAGCTTGTGTCCAGATTCTCTAA